One region of bacterium genomic DNA includes:
- the ispF gene encoding 2-C-methyl-D-erythritol 2,4-cyclodiphosphate synthase: MRVGIGFDVHRLTPDRRLVLGGIEIPFELGLAGHSDADVLVHAVMDALLGAAGLPDIGQQFPDDDPRYAGADSCALLAEVAGMLAGSGLRVINVDAVVACERPKLAPHVPAMRERLGRILGPHAAGVSIKATTTEGLGCTGRGEGIAAWAVALVE; encoded by the coding sequence ATGAGGGTCGGAATCGGGTTCGACGTGCACCGGCTGACGCCCGACCGGCGGCTGGTCCTGGGCGGGATCGAGATTCCCTTCGAGCTGGGGCTCGCCGGGCACTCCGACGCCGACGTGCTGGTCCACGCGGTGATGGACGCCCTGTTGGGGGCGGCGGGGCTGCCCGACATCGGCCAACAGTTTCCCGACGACGATCCCCGCTACGCCGGGGCCGATTCCTGCGCCCTTCTGGCCGAGGTGGCGGGGATGCTCGCCGGGTCGGGATTGCGGGTAATCAACGTGGACGCGGTCGTCGCCTGCGAGCGGCCGAAGCTGGCGCCCCACGTCCCGGCGATGCGCGAGAGGCTGGGGCGGATTCTCGGGCCTCACGCGGCCGGGGTCTCCATCAAGGCCACCACCACCGAGGGGCTCGGCTGCACCGGTCGGGGCGAGGGCATCGCGGCTTGGGCGGTTGCGCTGGTCGAATGA
- the ffh gene encoding signal recognition particle protein: MFDRITDRLSAVFKKLTGRGKLTEPNVADALREVRVALLEADVNLAVVKEFLEDVREGALGGAVLGSLTPGQQFVGVVQRELTTLLGKNSGEFNLPLPATVMLVGLQGSGKTTTAAKLARWYTRHGNRRSLLAACDVQRPAAREQLEVLAERVGAEAFPGKDFTEDAMGTALAAMRQADRRNLDLTVVDTAGRLQIDEPLMAELAEMKGKLRPQAVFLVVDAASGQEALNVANVFHGRLGLDGMIVSKLDGDARGGCILSIAGGLGVPIRFVGLGETPDDLEPFDPDRLSRRILGLGDVVGLVEKARYAFDTRQAEHLANKAVTGSFDLEDFADQLRGIKKMGRMTDLLALVPGMRQFAREADGEGLDQGMKRALAIMDSMTPDERRHPNVIQGSRRRRIAAGSGTTTAEVNRLLAQYRAMAKAFDGLSGKNGRRMMRRLGIDPSKLDDALPPGL; the protein is encoded by the coding sequence ATGTTCGACCGCATAACCGACCGACTCTCCGCCGTCTTCAAGAAGCTCACCGGGCGGGGGAAGCTCACCGAACCGAATGTCGCCGACGCCCTGCGGGAGGTGCGCGTCGCCCTCCTGGAGGCCGACGTGAACCTCGCCGTGGTGAAGGAATTCCTGGAGGATGTGCGGGAGGGTGCGCTGGGCGGGGCCGTGCTGGGCTCGCTGACGCCGGGGCAGCAGTTCGTCGGCGTGGTGCAGCGGGAACTGACCACCCTCTTGGGGAAAAATTCCGGCGAGTTCAACCTCCCGCTGCCGGCCACGGTGATGCTGGTGGGCCTGCAGGGGTCGGGGAAGACGACCACGGCGGCCAAGCTGGCCCGCTGGTACACTAGGCACGGCAACCGGCGCTCGCTCCTGGCGGCCTGCGACGTCCAGCGACCCGCGGCCCGGGAGCAGTTGGAGGTACTGGCCGAGCGCGTCGGCGCCGAGGCGTTCCCCGGGAAAGATTTCACCGAGGACGCCATGGGCACGGCGCTGGCCGCCATGCGCCAGGCCGACCGGCGTAACCTGGACCTGACGGTGGTGGACACGGCGGGCCGGCTGCAGATTGACGAGCCACTGATGGCCGAGCTGGCGGAGATGAAGGGGAAGCTCCGGCCCCAGGCGGTTTTCCTGGTCGTGGACGCCGCGTCGGGCCAGGAGGCGCTCAACGTCGCCAACGTCTTCCACGGGCGCCTGGGGCTGGACGGGATGATCGTGAGCAAGCTGGACGGCGACGCCCGCGGCGGATGCATTCTCTCCATCGCCGGCGGCCTGGGGGTGCCCATCCGCTTCGTCGGTTTGGGCGAGACCCCCGACGACCTGGAACCCTTCGACCCCGACCGCCTCTCCCGGCGCATCCTCGGCCTGGGCGACGTGGTGGGGCTGGTGGAGAAGGCTCGGTATGCCTTCGATACCCGTCAGGCCGAGCATCTGGCGAATAAGGCCGTCACGGGCAGCTTCGACCTGGAGGATTTCGCCGACCAACTGCGGGGGATAAAAAAGATGGGCCGGATGACCGACCTCCTGGCGCTGGTCCCGGGCATGCGCCAGTTCGCCCGGGAAGCCGACGGAGAGGGGCTGGACCAGGGGATGAAGCGGGCCCTGGCGATAATGGATTCCATGACCCCCGACGAGCGCCGGCACCCCAACGTCATCCAGGGCTCGCGGCGGCGGCGTATCGCCGCGGGCTCGGGCACCACCACCGCCGAAGTGAACCGCCTGCTGGCCCAGTACCGCGCCATGGCCAAGGCCTTCGACGGGCTCTCGGGAAAGAACGGCCGGCGGATGATGCGCCGGCTCGGGATAGACCCCTCGAAGCTGGACGACGCCCTCCCTCCGGGCCTTTAA
- the rsmB gene encoding 16S rRNA (cytosine(967)-C(5))-methyltransferase RsmB — MTARPDARSAAWEALRGVAAGKGDAEPLLRKLLAGTALPSVERRLAFELTLGTLRKRGCLDYGLERYLTRPLRELHPDLRELLRLGAYQLLELDRVPAYAAVDRTVELARNFSTTRKAAGLVNAVLRRLSEGRPEPPDREADPVGHLTVTGSHPRWLVKRWLERYGFEETARLCAVDNEPPDTFVFLNPFRTAGEVSGEIIPDAEAVQGFSGCYRLARGADLTSTGAYAEGKVYAADPATALAATALDPRPGEIILDACSAPGGKLFHLHRLAGGGLKTVALEVSPRRCAVLTENINRLGLPAAVVNGDLSLPPLAKHSFDKILLDAPCSNTGVLRRRVEARWRRKPEDLKGLARLQLDLLTSASRLVKSGGLVAYSTCSLEPEENEGVVGRFLSGRGDFQRVPAALGLDDDLRGRFGDSEGDIRALPHLTGTDGAFVALVRRVR; from the coding sequence ATGACGGCGCGACCCGACGCCCGATCGGCGGCTTGGGAGGCGCTCCGGGGCGTGGCCGCCGGGAAGGGGGACGCCGAGCCCCTGCTGCGCAAGCTGCTGGCCGGTACCGCGCTGCCGTCCGTGGAGAGGCGGCTGGCCTTCGAGCTGACCCTGGGAACCCTGCGCAAGCGGGGTTGTCTCGACTACGGGCTGGAACGGTATCTGACCCGGCCCCTGCGGGAGCTGCACCCCGACCTGCGCGAGCTCCTGCGCCTGGGGGCCTACCAGCTCCTTGAGCTGGACCGGGTCCCGGCCTACGCCGCCGTGGACCGGACGGTGGAGCTGGCCCGAAACTTCAGCACGACGCGGAAGGCCGCGGGGCTGGTCAACGCCGTCCTGCGGCGCCTGAGCGAGGGCCGCCCCGAACCGCCCGATCGCGAAGCGGACCCCGTCGGTCACCTGACCGTCACCGGCAGCCACCCCCGCTGGCTGGTGAAACGGTGGCTGGAACGGTACGGATTCGAGGAGACCGCGCGGCTCTGCGCCGTGGACAACGAGCCGCCCGACACCTTCGTTTTCCTCAACCCCTTCCGGACGGCCGGGGAGGTTTCTGGGGAAATAATCCCGGACGCCGAGGCGGTGCAGGGGTTCTCCGGTTGTTACCGACTCGCCCGCGGGGCGGACCTGACCTCGACCGGGGCGTACGCGGAAGGAAAGGTGTACGCCGCCGACCCGGCGACGGCGCTGGCGGCGACGGCGCTGGACCCCCGACCCGGCGAAATTATTTTAGACGCCTGCTCGGCCCCCGGGGGCAAACTTTTCCACCTGCACCGGTTGGCCGGCGGGGGCTTAAAAACCGTGGCGCTGGAGGTTTCACCCCGGCGGTGCGCCGTCCTGACCGAAAATATAAACCGGCTCGGCCTGCCCGCGGCGGTGGTCAACGGAGACCTGTCCCTCCCGCCACTCGCCAAACACAGCTTCGATAAAATTCTTCTCGACGCACCCTGTTCGAACACCGGGGTGCTCCGGCGCCGGGTCGAAGCGCGGTGGCGGCGCAAGCCGGAGGATTTGAAGGGGTTGGCGCGCCTGCAACTCGACCTGCTTACCTCGGCCTCCCGTTTGGTAAAATCGGGGGGACTCGTGGCCTACTCCACCTGCTCCCTGGAACCCGAGGAGAACGAGGGGGTGGTGGGCAGGTTTTTGAGCGGACGGGGCGATTTTCAACGGGTGCCCGCCGCCCTCGGGCTGGACGACGACCTGCGGGGACGCTTCGGCGATTCCGAGGGCGACATCCGCGCCCTGCCGCACCTGACAGGAACCGACGGAGCCTTCGTGGCGCTCGTGCGGAGGGTGAGGTAG
- the rpe gene encoding ribulose-phosphate 3-epimerase, which produces MAVKIVPSILSADQADLGAVVRRLLAAGLETIHLDVMDGNFVPPITFGAKLLADLKGAVGGVYDAHLMVARPGEQLELFAEAGADWITVHQEAAPHVHRLLDRIKALGKKAGVSINPGTPVVQLEPLLESADLFLIMTVNPGWGGQGMIESCLDKVRWLKERVDTPVIVDGGVNERTMAKVAASGADLAVVGSALFKGDLGEILSRLRAEGAAS; this is translated from the coding sequence ATGGCCGTAAAAATCGTTCCCAGCATCCTCTCGGCCGACCAGGCCGACCTGGGCGCCGTCGTCCGCCGGCTCCTGGCCGCCGGGTTGGAGACAATCCACCTCGACGTCATGGACGGCAACTTCGTGCCGCCCATAACCTTCGGCGCCAAGCTCCTGGCCGATTTGAAGGGCGCGGTGGGGGGCGTTTACGACGCGCACCTCATGGTCGCCCGCCCCGGGGAGCAGCTCGAGCTCTTCGCCGAGGCGGGGGCGGACTGGATAACGGTGCACCAGGAGGCCGCGCCCCACGTACACCGACTCCTCGACCGCATCAAAGCCCTCGGCAAAAAGGCCGGCGTCTCCATCAACCCCGGCACCCCGGTCGTCCAGCTCGAACCGCTCCTGGAATCGGCCGACCTCTTCCTGATCATGACGGTCAACCCCGGCTGGGGGGGGCAGGGGATGATAGAGTCCTGCCTGGACAAGGTCCGCTGGCTGAAGGAGCGCGTGGATACGCCGGTGATTGTGGACGGGGGGGTCAACGAGCGGACGATGGCGAAGGTGGCCGCCAGCGGCGCGGACCTGGCCGTGGTCGGAAGCGCCCTCTTCAAGGGCGACCTGGGCGAAATCCTGTCCCGCCTACGGGCGGAGGGCGCGGCCTCCTGA
- a CDS encoding polysaccharide deacetylase family protein — protein sequence MPRYILIVLTVISSLAAAGDLRPDLSSLDDYTRRVEFDPLESVALKPDLTSLTDYRAPETFRIEAKLRGEPSPGESAAVWEEISHAQATGESLLRREPVVWETLADYHPYEKVGQWRLLYDVARADEWADPRRERGERPKVSILMYHDLRDVSRYSTVITPWQFEEEVRWLTESGYEFITIGQLLDAVYSGGGDLPPRCVALTFDDGWSGVYRYAYPILKRYGATATLYLYTNYIGVGGRSNTWDQYREMLANGFEIGSHTVSHCDLTNRGAWRGRGSKPPSGHGTYTQRLMHELVDSRMILEEHLGVPVRSLALPYGAYDDYVLKSALLAGYEGILTIKAGNTYVDADTNEIELRRWNVVPSMGLATFIERLDRE from the coding sequence ATGCCAAGATACATCCTCATCGTTCTGACGGTTATCTCCTCGCTCGCCGCGGCCGGCGACCTCCGCCCGGACCTCTCGAGCCTGGACGACTACACCCGCCGGGTGGAGTTCGACCCGCTCGAGTCCGTGGCGCTCAAGCCCGACCTCACCAGCCTCACCGATTACCGCGCCCCGGAGACATTCCGCATCGAGGCGAAGCTGCGCGGCGAGCCCTCGCCGGGTGAATCCGCCGCGGTGTGGGAGGAGATAAGCCACGCCCAGGCGACCGGTGAATCTCTCCTGCGGCGCGAGCCCGTCGTCTGGGAAACCCTCGCCGACTACCACCCCTACGAGAAGGTGGGGCAGTGGCGTCTTCTGTACGACGTGGCCCGGGCGGACGAGTGGGCCGACCCTCGGCGCGAGCGCGGCGAGAGGCCTAAGGTCTCCATTTTGATGTACCACGACCTCCGCGACGTCTCCCGGTACTCCACCGTCATCACCCCCTGGCAGTTCGAGGAGGAGGTCCGCTGGCTGACGGAGTCGGGATACGAGTTCATCACCATCGGTCAGTTGCTGGACGCCGTCTATTCCGGAGGCGGAGACCTGCCGCCCCGCTGCGTGGCGCTGACCTTCGACGACGGCTGGAGCGGCGTTTACCGTTACGCCTACCCGATTCTGAAGCGGTACGGCGCCACGGCCACCCTCTACCTCTACACCAACTACATCGGCGTCGGCGGCCGGTCCAACACCTGGGACCAGTACCGGGAGATGCTGGCCAACGGCTTCGAGATCGGCAGCCACACGGTTTCCCACTGCGACCTGACCAACCGGGGCGCGTGGCGCGGCCGGGGCTCCAAGCCCCCGTCGGGACATGGAACCTACACCCAACGGCTGATGCACGAGCTGGTGGACTCGAGGATGATCCTCGAGGAGCACCTGGGAGTGCCCGTCCGGAGCCTGGCCCTGCCCTATGGCGCCTACGACGACTACGTGCTCAAGAGCGCGCTCCTGGCCGGCTACGAGGGCATCCTTACCATCAAGGCCGGCAACACCTACGTGGACGCAGACACGAACGAGATAGAGCTCCGGCGCTGGAACGTCGTTCCGTCCATGGGTCTGGCGACCTTCATCGAACGCCTGGACAGGGAATGA
- a CDS encoding PASTA domain-containing protein: MNDQKDSGTGYGSQPQDRPKFEGFGFGDPARQPTPRSERPKSPKLARLGTVLLYIALAVGALVVGMLLANFIIMPLLVGGEEVEVPDLTNMSFEAATALLVEMGLNYEKVAEEYSADVPAGYVVSQRQEPGMNVRPDRIIELTVSAGSEDVRIPNVTKMSQRQAEDVLRRAGLVVGKVRESYDPNVPESSVIGQNPEPGREVPRGTRIDLLVSLGSEETTFKMPNLVGADYRTAVSRVSTWELVMGDTTFEFSASIPPGHIIRQHPEVGATVARGDTVTVVISKGPPTGGETVPTPEGGGETPPPDTF; the protein is encoded by the coding sequence ATGAACGACCAGAAAGACAGCGGTACCGGTTACGGTTCGCAACCCCAGGACCGGCCCAAGTTCGAGGGGTTCGGCTTCGGTGATCCGGCCCGGCAACCGACCCCCCGTTCCGAGAGGCCGAAATCCCCGAAACTCGCCCGCCTGGGGACCGTGCTGCTCTACATCGCCCTGGCCGTGGGCGCCCTCGTCGTCGGCATGCTTCTGGCCAATTTCATCATCATGCCGTTGTTGGTCGGTGGCGAGGAGGTCGAGGTCCCCGACCTGACGAACATGAGCTTCGAGGCGGCGACCGCCCTCTTGGTCGAGATGGGTCTCAACTACGAGAAGGTGGCCGAGGAGTACTCGGCGGACGTGCCGGCCGGTTACGTCGTCAGCCAGCGTCAGGAACCGGGGATGAACGTGCGTCCGGACCGGATCATCGAGCTCACCGTCTCCGCCGGTTCCGAGGATGTCCGCATTCCCAACGTGACCAAAATGAGCCAGCGCCAAGCCGAGGACGTCCTCCGCCGCGCCGGGCTGGTGGTGGGAAAGGTCCGCGAGAGCTACGACCCCAACGTCCCCGAGAGCTCGGTCATCGGCCAGAACCCCGAACCGGGGCGCGAGGTGCCGCGCGGAACCAGAATAGACCTCCTCGTCTCCCTGGGCTCCGAGGAAACCACCTTCAAGATGCCCAACCTGGTCGGCGCCGACTACCGCACCGCCGTCAGCCGTGTCTCCACCTGGGAATTGGTGATGGGGGACACCACCTTCGAGTTTTCCGCGAGTATCCCGCCGGGCCACATCATCCGCCAGCACCCCGAGGTCGGCGCGACGGTGGCCCGGGGCGACACGGTCACGGTCGTAATAAGCAAGGGCCCGCCCACCGGCGGTGAGACGGTCCCGACGCCGGAGGGTGGCGGGGAAACGCCGCCGCCGGACACCTTCTAA